Proteins encoded within one genomic window of Malassezia restricta chromosome VII, complete sequence:
- a CDS encoding vacuolar protein-sorting protein BRO1, producing MQSPLIALPLKETKPVDLVKPLKNLIIQNYEQSPVSYMDELQRISQARQDATGQASTESLGRDLLFRYFHIIEMLELRFPELEAPFVWLDSFTHAPIEQRTTAYEKACILYNTAAQITRVSMQLNRSDSSTDALKRAYTGLRQAAGLLQYIKNNFLYAPSDDMKGPALESLSKLLLAQASEVFLEKSIHDTKGEALIAKLASHTAHTYSGLSVEWNDTDNLRVPAMWCRIVACKADHFMSVAHLYRAKADRAAGKHGEALTRFRYALCKAQAASNLTYLDTWSFATYLRSTAPSDVSESLHHLVSTQLTNASEACREAERDNDLVYHERAPELDTLPHIDQVSMATAIPIRDVFSQPDIQKILGGDVLTSLIPLEVLKNTSVYTEEQAKMVRAESTRICEANDRIDEAISALSLPHALDRYAALDGKPIPPCVPSQQVLDICEEVAVSHIISRVERVMESLPKQAPLIEATLSDAMADLDTDARECEHGRVKHAASWSQAPTASVARSLRRDIHAARDALATARENDKGITQLWSDIRDDMALLCQGREAVEHAYSQHARLPPSMDLLDHDFSDPEPARALLHETHAQIHALLSMPQEREAMLQELKRQVQNDDISRSLLLHRCVQHMEETMFAQELRKYAPMQQRIRNHIALQTQRIEALRDSVDRLRTHPGAADVRRRWDASQGGAREWNARLVQAYDAYTDVQRAMNQAQVFYNDMSHTANQLATQAERLLAERRAERSSILMSSDTIPAATTAPRATTLAEDLAALRMSNPSSRGPPPPPRPPRI from the coding sequence ACATAATTGAAATGCTTGAACTACGCTTCCCAGAGCTGGAGGCGCCGTTCGTATGGCTTGATTCGTTCACACATGCACCAATTGAGCAAAGGACCACCGCGTACGAAAAGGCTTGCATCCTCTACAACACTGCAGCACAAATCACGCGTGTATCCATGCAGCTGAACCGCAGTGACAGCAGTACAGATGCTTTGAAGCGAGCATATACAGGTCTTCGACAGGCAGCTGGTCTGCTGCAGTACATCAAGAACAATTTTTTGTATGCGCCTAGTGACGATATGAAAGGCCCGGCACTCGAGTCGCTAAGCAAGCTTTTGCTAGCTCAGGCATCAGAAGTTTTTCTTGAAAAAAGTATTCATGATACAAAAGGTGAAGCGCTCATTGCCAAGCTTGCAAGCCATACGGCGCACACGTATTCGGGCCTGTCTGTTGAGTGGAATGACACCGACAATTTACGTGTCCCTGCCATGTGGTGCCGTATCGTGGCATGCAAGGCGGATCATTTTATGTCTGTGGCACATTTATATCGAGCCAAAGCAgatcgcgctgcaggaaAGCATGGTGAAGCACTCACGCGGTTCCGCTACGCCTTGTGTAAGGCACAGGCTGCATCGAATCTCACATACCTTGATACATGGTCTTTTGCCACGTACCTCCGAAGTACTGCACCATCTGATGTTTCAGAATCGCTGCATCACCTAGTTTCTACCCAGTTAACGAATGCTTCAGAGGCATGCCGTGAGGCCGAACGAGACAATGACTTGGTATACCATGAACGGGCCCCTGAGTTGGATACGCTGCCGCACATAGATCAGGTGTCTATGGCAACAGCAATCCCCATACGTGATGTATTTTCACAGCCCGATATTCAAAAAATACTGGGTGGTGACGTTTTAACGAGCCTCATTCCTCTAGAGGTCTTGAAAAACACATCTGTCTACACCGAAGAGCAGGCCAAGATGGTTCGGGCCGAGTCGACGCGTATTTGCGAAGCCAATGATCGCATCGATGAGGCCATCTCGGCTCTGTCTCTgccgcatgcgcttgaTCGATACGCAGCTCTCGATGGCAAGCCCATTCCACCATGCGTCCCGTCTCAGCAGGTGCTCGATATATGCGAAGAGGTCGCGGTCAGTCACATTATAAGCCGTGTTGAACGAGTGATGGAGTCGCTGCCAAAACAAGCACCCTTGATTGAAGCGACCTTGAGCGATGCGATGGCCGATCTTGATACGGATGCACGCGAGTGTGAGCATGGCCGCGTCAAGCATGCAGCGTCGTGGTCGCAAGCCCCGACTGCGAGCGTCGCTCGTTCATTGCGTCGTGACATCCACGCCGCACGCGACGCATTAGCAACCGCGCGCGAGAACGATAAGGGTATCACACAGCTATGGAGCGATATTCGCGACGATATGGCGCTATTGTGCCAGGGACGCGAGGCGGTGGAACATGCTTACTCGCAGCACGCTCGCCTTCCTCCGTCCATGGACTTGTTGGATCATGATTTTTCGGACCCAGAGCCCGCGCGAGCGCTCTTACATGAGACACATGCACAGATCCATGCACTGCTGAGTATGCCGCAGGAGCGCGAAGCCATGTTACAAGAGCTCAAGCGCCAGGTCCAAAACGATGACATCTCACGCTCGCTTCTCCTGCATCGCTgcgtccagcacatggaAGAAACGATGTTTGCTCAAGAGTTGAGGAAATATGCTCCGATGCAGCAACGTATCCGAAATCATATCGCGCTGCAGACCCAGCGGATTGAGGCTTTGCGCGACTCTGTCGACCGACTTCGTACACACCCCGGTGCGGCAGATGTTCGTCGTCGTTGGGATGCGTCGCAAGGCGGGGCTCGTGAATGGAATGCGCGACTCGTACAGGCGTACGATGCTTATACAGATGTCCAGCGAGCCATGAACCAGGCTCAAGTGTTTTATAATGACATGTCGCACACGGCCAACCAGCTGGCCACGCAAGCTGAGCGTCTCTTGGCGGAACGGCGTGCTGAACGCTCGTCCATACTCATGTCCTCGGACACTATACCAGCTGCCACGACGGCACCGAGAGCCACGACTCTTGCTGAGGACCTCGCAGCTCTACGAATGTCGAATCCATCATCTCGGGGCCCGCCTCCACCGCCACGTCCACCTCGTATCTAG
- a CDS encoding condensin complex subunit 3 — MRDSVLEQVQAQLPPHFQDAQFSVANHRKNCVSLYRLHARCTQVTEQTERGTRLVGEKAFNETFFGCLHRVLGLKRGVKNADRICKFAATYAAYILGQFAAQDEDTETPAMRFVTILLKHLLKGFRAKNKHVRLRCCHCVSLLINVMDFLDDDLFETLLTMLMERLTDREAAIRVQAVIALARLQTDEDGTEDHTLRLLLHILRHDSSAEVRRAALFNIPPTPTTLPYLLERLQDVDATNRRCVYLGSLKMLLDTQPLIEREDGLTVREALGLGEVSLSEVVRIGLHERDQSVRKAARKLVSMWLEATGFDILTLLNLLHVSRSANGEPVVLALLEDMPALRSQVTEMLSQQDVFWQDMSPAKALLARCFVMYCTTHALERELDTCIPVVTALVFRIQAEYDALNQVLEQQAEEEAQDDDMPILQDNRAMSRVFVVGEMLTIAMYCDYGDEMGRQKMYMLVREILGNAWLPAELVPRCLDVLLRLSSGHRDFLQMVVELVQSLDEDMVDPDASVRQALSWRQRVHADNPEMTPERAANKAALEARRLLIVQSMLERIACSLQDDTSLEGLIQELIVPTIQSRDVALREQGIVCLGLCSILDGKAALVTFPLLLSQIQRAQGSIRTRCVECLFDLTIVHGIDALCSQSAEVAAENEFDGDREQGLQYARQQMVNFLLSLLEHDDPNVQTIASEGMAKLMLTGTLVEDDVLKSLILTYMSPYTADHSALRQCLSYFLPLFCSSHVRHQHMVQRVFCDTMDVLVSVYEDASVRSQMITPSQMATQFIDWCHPSRLLLSEPDEWIHMDLGIKLLEHALTSTSKELRKALVHVLGKLAWPARPLDSVRATKLDTLAKELRARADDASMRLALSRFEAALAKHTEGLPDAEALASLTPLLASLPPVKSAPASRSAQRRTARSPSTQAETEDEAEEDIEDEEDEEDDEDELAL; from the coding sequence ATGCGCGATTCGGTCTtggagcaggtgcaggcACAACTACCGCCGCACTTCCAGGATGCACAGTTCTCTGTGGCAAACCACAGAAAAAATTGTGTATCTTTATACCGCCTCCATGCTCGGTGTACCCAGGTGACAGAGCAGACGGAACGCGGCACGCGGTTGGTCGGTGAAAAAGCGTTCAACGAGACCTTTTTTGGATGCTTGCACCGCGTGCTGGGACTCAAGCGCGGAGTGAAAAATGCTGATCGCATCTGCAAGTTTGCAGCAACGTATGCTGCGTACATTCTAGGGCAGTTTGCGGCTCAGGATGAAGATACCGAGACGCCGGCCATGCGGTTCGTCACGATTCTACTGAAGCATCTCCTTAAGGGATTTCGTGCAAAGAATAAACATGTCCGACTGAGGTGCTGCCATTGTGTTTCTTTACTGATCAATGTGATGGACTTTTTGGATGACGATCTCTTTGAGACACTCCTTACCATGCTCATGGAGCGACTGACAGACCGTGAGGCAGCCATCCGCGTTCAGGCTGTCATTGCTCTCGCGCGCTTACAAACAGACGAGGACGGCACGGAGGATCACACTCTGCGTTTACTCCTGCATATTCTGCGCCATGACTCGAGTGCGGAAGTACGTCGGGCTGCCCTCTTCAACATCCCTCCCACACCGACCACATTACCCTATTTGTTAGAAAGATTACAGGATGTCGACGCAACGAATCGGCGTTGTGTATACCTCGGATCTCTCAAAATGCTTCTCGACACTCAGCCGCTGATTGAACGTGAGGACGGATTGACAGTGCGTGAAGCGCTGGGTTTGGGCGAAGTGTCTCTGTCAGAAGTGGTTCGGATTGGTCTACACGAGCGTGATCAGAGTGTGAGAAAAGCGGCACGAAAGCTTGTTTCCATGTGGCTAGAGGCTACTGGATTTGATATACTTACGCTTCTGAATCTCTTACACGTAAGTCGGAGTGCGAACGGCGAGCCAGTGGTGCTTGCCTTACTGGAAGATATGCCTGCTTTGCGCTCGCAAGTTACAGAGATGCTGTCTCAGCAGGATGTATTCTGGCAGGACATGTCACCTGCGAAGGCGCTACTGGCTCGATGCTTCGTGATGTACTGCACGACCCATGCTCTAGAGCGTGAGTTGGATACGTGCATCCCGGTCGTCACCGCACTTGTATTCCGCATACAAGCCGAATATGATGCTTTGAACCAGGTTCTCGAGCAGCAAGCcgaagaagaagcgcaagacgATGATATGCCGATCCTCCAGGACAACCGAGCCATGTCGCGTGTTTTCGTCGTGGGCGAGATGCTGACGATAGCTATGTACTGCGATTACGGTGACGAAATGGGTCGCCAAAAAATGTACATGCTAGTGCGTGAGATTCTCGGGAATGCATGGCTCCCTGCTGAGCTCGTCCCGCGGTGCCTTGATGTGCTTCTTCGGCTTTCGAGTGGACACCGCGACTTTTTGCAAATGGTTGTGGAGCTGGTGCAATCCCTCGATGAGGATATGGTAGACCCCGATGCTTCTGTACGTCAAGCGCTCTCATGGCGCCAGCGTGTGCATGCCGACAACCCAGAGATGACGCCCGAGCGAGCGGCAAATAAGGCAGCCCTGGAGGCGCGTCGCTTGCTGATTGTGCAGTCGATGCTTGAGCGTATTGCATGCTCATTGCAAGACGATACATCGCTCGAGGGACTCATACAGGAGCTCATTGTGCCAACCATACAGAGCCGCGATGTTGCTTTGCGTGAACAGGGGATTGTGTGCTTGGGTCTTTGCTCAATCCTTGACGGAAAAGCGGCACTTGTCACGTTTCCTCTGCTGCTAAGCCAGATCCAACGAGCTCAAGGCTCAATTCGTACGCGATGCGTCGAGTGTCTTTTTGACTTGACTATCGTACATGGTATTGACGCATTATGTTCTCAGAGTGCCGAAGTTGCTGCTGAGAATGAATTCGATGGAGACAGGGAGCAAGGTTTGCAATATGCGCGACAGCAAATGGTCAATTTTCTTCTGAGTTTGCTGGAACATGACGATCCGAATGTTCAGACGATTGCCAGTGAGGGCATGGCCAAACTGATGCTTACAGGCACCTTAGTGGaagacgacgtgctcaaaAGTCTGATCCTAACGTACATGAGCCCTTATACCGCTGATCATTCAGCATTGCGGCAATGTTTGAGCTACTTTCTTCCTTTGTTTTGCAGCTCACACGTTCGTCACCAGCACATGGTCCAACGCGTATTTTGCGACACCATGGACGTGTTAGTGAGTGTGTACGAAGACGCATCGGTTCGCAGCCAAATGATAACGCCGTCCCAGATGGCGACTCAATTCATCGACTGGTGTCATCCATCGCGTCTGTTGTTGTCCGAACCAGATGAATGGATCCACATGGATCTGGGTATCAAATTATTGGAACATGCATTGACATCCACCAGCAAAGAACTTCGTAAGGCCCTAGTGCACGTCCTTGGCAAGCTGGCATGGCCAGCGAGGCCGCTGGACAGTGTGCGCGCCACCAAGCTTGATACACTGGCCAAGGAACTccgtgctcgagcagatgACGCATCTATGCGTCTCGCCCTGTCGCGCTTtgaagcggcgctggcgaagCACACGGAAGGGCTACCCGACGCAGAAGCATTAGCTTCACTTACGCCGTTACTCGCATCTCTACCACCAGTCAAGTCTGCTCCAGCTTCACGGTccgcacagcgccgcaccGCTCGCTCGCCTTCTACTCAAGCAGAGACGGAAGATGAGGCCGAAGAGGATATcgaagacgaggaggacgaggaggacgatgaagatgaaTTAGCTCTGTAG